From the genome of Cryptococcus tetragattii IND107 chromosome 6, whole genome shotgun sequence, one region includes:
- a CDS encoding phosphatidylserine decarboxylase, with amino-acid sequence MANSKPVPDEHRIHRLTDWSSRDRRHHHKFLNDTVEYVDQHPKPLHPVLKDFQDVVEKSTRLSMLFDLMFQQVPHNKEYLKDPSGQSNQVRDFRHLLQLLNHVISTAPRWTKGAESVGLVGVPVNALLDWPMGTNAGFCVFQDPTVNEHLKKILNVWGEFLSSPESADALSDDETGWFGPVGLPSLEKVANVGKTSYTFDQFYKCDPSAKYFGFKSWDDFFTRHFREEVRPIASPDDDNVVANACESKVYKVGRNIHARDQFWVKGQPYSVLDILAFDDYAERFVGGTIYQAFLSALSYHRWHAPVSGTIKKAYVVQGTYYSEPPFVEFNVNQNADPHGETTSQEYLSATATRSIIFIDNPKLGLVAFLGIGMTEVSTCEITVKEGQQVKKGDQLGMFHFGGSTHCVLFEKGVNLEGFPEPSDHNVPVRSQLCVAK; translated from the exons ATGGCAAACTCTAAACCAGTACCGGACGAACATCGCATCCACCGA TTGACCGATTGGAGCTCCCGTGATAGAAGACATCACCACAAGTTCCTCAATGACACCGTTGAATACGTAGATCAACACCCAAAGCCTTTGCACCCGGTACTCAAGGACTTTCAGGATGtagtggagaagagtacTCGGCTGTCAATGCTTTTTGATTTAATGTTCCAACAG GTTCCTCATAACAAAGAGTACCTTAAAGACCCGTCGGGCCAGAGCAATCAAGTGCGCGACTTTAGACACCTGCTCCAGCTTCTCAACCACGTTATCAGTACAGCTCCTCGATGGACAAAAGGAGCTGAAAGTGTAGGGCTGGTGGGTGTGCCTGTTAACGCGCTGCTGGACTGGCCGATGGGTACCAATGCTGGGTTTTGCGTGTTCCAGGATCCCACAGTGAATGAGCAC ttgaagaagatcctcAACGTATGGGGTGAATTCTTGTCATCGCCCGAATCTGCGGACGCTCTCTCCGACGATGAGACGGGATGGTTCGGTCCTGTCGGGTTGCCTTCCCTCGAAAAGGTTGCTAATGTCGGCAAGACTTCTTACACCTTCGACCAATTCTATAAATGTGACCCCTCGGCGAAATATTTCGGCTTCAAGTCCTGGGATGACTTTTTTACTCGTCACTTCCGAGAAGAAGTTCGACCGATAGCTTCTCCCGATGATGACAATGTCGTGGCAAATGCCTGCGAGTCAAAGGTCTACAAGGTCGGCCGTAACATCCATGCTCGAGATCAGTTCTGGGTCAAGGGTCAACCATATTCTGTACTTGATATCCTCGCATTCGATGACTATGCTGAGCGTTTTGTTGGTGGCACCATTTATCAAGCTTTCTTGAGCGCCTTGTCGTATCACAGATGGCACGCTCCCGTCTCTGGGACCATCAAGAAAGCATATGTTGTGCAAGGGACATACTATAGCGAGCCTCCTTTCGTAGAATTTAACGTCAACCAGAACGCCGACCCTCATGGAGAGACGACTAGTCAGGAGTACTTGTCTGCCACCGCTACGAGGTCCATCATCTTTATTGATAACCCCAAGCTTGGGCTGGTAGCGTTCTTGGGTATTGGAATGACAGAAGTGTCGACCTGTGAGATTACTGTGAAGGAGGGGCAACAAGTGAAGAAAGGTGATCAGCTTGG AATGTTCCATTTTGGTGGATCAACTCACTGTGTGTTGTTCGAAAAGGGTGTCAACTTGGAAGGCTTCCCTGAACCCTCAGACCACAATGTCCCTGTCAGGAGTCAATTGTGTGTAGCCAAGTAA